The Undibacterium cyanobacteriorum genomic sequence TTCTCATCGCAGCCCTTCATCACGCGGGCTTGGCCACACTCACGCATACCCCAAGTCCTATGGGATTTTTGAATGAGTTGTTAGGTCGACCTGACAATGAAAAGCCTTACATCCTGTTGGTCGTTGGGCATCCAGCGGAGCACTGTATGGTGCCAAATATCCGCAAGAAACCCTTAGAGGAAATCGCCAGTTTCTTGTAATTGAGACGGGCATAGTTGCGTTCAAAATCATAAAAAATGCCGCTGACCCGCGGCTTTGATCAAGCTTTTTGTTGAATTTGGATAAAAAGCTTGCCAAGCATCCAAAGATGTTGTTATAGTCAAGCTCATTCAAACATGAGGATCGCAATGGCAGCTGTACGATTTTACTTTCACTTTTACTTTAGCTATTCCAACCCAGTGGCGGTGGAGAAGCGGTAAGTTCACGTGGAAGCAAAAAGAAGCGAAACAGAACAAAACCGATCCTCAAGAAAACCGCCAAGTTGGCGGTTTTTTTTTGCGCGCAGATTTTAATCGAAGACTTTTTTATTTTTTATTGAGACGGAAAAACTATGCAACGCACAGATGATTTACGCATCCGAGAGATGAAGGAATTACTTCCACCTTCGCACTTGATTCGAGAGTTTTCTTGCTCGGATAAAGCATCGGAAGTGACAGCCAATGCGCGCACAGCACTGCATAATATTTTGCATGCAAAAGACGATCGCGTAATGGTGGTAATTGGTCCATGTTCGATTCATGACACGAAAGCTGCGATGGAGTATGCACGCAAATTGGCTGATGCTCGCGTACGATTTGCAGGTGAACTTGAAATTGTGATGCGTGTGTATTTTGAGAAGCCACGTACGACTGTCGGATGGAAGGGACTGATTAATGATCCCTACATGGACAATAGTTTTCGCATCAATGACGGGCTGCGAATTGCTCGTGAATTATTGTTGAATATTAATGAGTTAGGTTTGCCAGCTGGTACCGAATATCTCGATATGATTAGTCCTCAGTACATCGCCGATTTGATCAGCTGGGGCGCGATTGGAGCTCGGACAACGGAGTCCCAAGTACATCGTGAGTTGGCGTCTGGTTTGTCTTGCCCAGTCGGATTCAAAAACGGAACGGACGGTAATGTGAAAATCGCGGTTGATGCGATTAAGGCGTCGTCGCAACCACATCATTTCTTATCCGTGACGAAAGGCGGACACTCGGCGATCGTTTCAACCAATGGTAATGAAGATTGTCACATCATTTTGCGTGGTGGTAAGACGCCTAACTACGATGCGGCGAGTGTTGATGCGGCGGCAAAGAGTATTGAGGCCAATTGTTTAGTCGCACGTATCATGATCGATGCGTCGCACGCGAATAGTTCCAAGAACCCACTCAATCAAATTCCAGTTTGTGCAGACATTGCTCAGCAAGTTGCAAATGGTGATGATCGTATCGTCGGAGTTATGATTGAATCTAACTTGGTGGCGGGACGTCAGGATGTTGTGGCTGGAAAAGAGCTGGTCTACGGCCAGTCCATCACCGATGGATGTATTGATTGGAATGATAGTGAAAAAGTTTTGCAAACCCTAGCTGATGCAGTGAAAGCGCGTCGACAGAAGAAAGTAGTTTAAGGTGATCGCCACGCATCGTTTCGCCGTGAGGCTTTGCGTGGATTAGCAATCGGAGTTGAGTCTGGGATGGTGGCGCTGACGGCGCACATGGGAGGAATTAATTCTTCTTACTCAGTGTCATCTGCTGACCTTCGCGAACCATCGTAACTCGATTGAGAAACGACATTCCCAGAAGTGCGAATGGCAGTTCATTCTCCTGCACTGAGGCTTCTACTTGAAGAATTTCGATATCGCCAATTTTGACGGAGTCTAATTTGACGCGATAAGTCTGGATGACGCCGTTCGCGGTGGAACTGCGCGACAAGACTCCTTTTTTGTAATCAATTCCCAGCCTTTGCGCATCATTGGCGGATAGCGATAGAAAGGTCGCCCCAGTATCCACCATCATCCGCAGTGAAGAGCCACCGTTGATTTGACCAGTGGTGAGAAAATGTCCTAACTCGTTGGCTTGCAGAATGACTTTTTTATTGCCGCCATCATTACTTCCTTGAAGTAGTGTGCGTCCGAGTTGTAGTAGTTGTTTCTTTCCATCGACTTCGATCACAGCATGGTTGCGATCTACCGTCAGGAGTTTGATATTGCCATTGATCACCGCCCCCTCAGCGTAGTTCTTGGGCGGTTTGCCATCAATGATGAGCATGGCTTTGCCGTTACTGAGAGCGACCAAATCGATATCTGTGGCGGAACACAGAGGCGCGTATGAGCCAAATGCAAATATCGCTGCAAGAGACAAAATCGAGAAATGTTTAGCTTTGCTCATTGCAGCGACTCCTGTGCTGGATGCGAATTAGCGATGGTTTAGTCGCGGAAGTTGTTGAACTCGAGTGGCAAGTCTTTTACTTCTTTGCGTAATAGTGCGATGGCCGACTGCAAGTCATCACGTTTTGCACCACTGACGCGCACCGCATCACCCTGAATGCTCGCTTGCACTTTCATCTTGCTGTCTTTGAGAATCTTCACAATTTTCTTAGCATCCTCAGTTTGAATGCCGTTTTTGACTTTCAAGACTTGTTTAACTTTATCTCCACCGATTTTCTCGACTTTGCCGACGTCGAGGAAACGCACGTCGACGTTACGCTTTCCGAGCGTTTGTTTGACTTCGATGATGATTTGATCGAGGTGAAAGTCTGTATCGCCAAAAAGAATGATTTCACGCTCTTTTTCTTTAAGTTCAACCTTGGCGCTCGTGCCTTTCAAATCAAAGCGATTGGTGATGACCTTGTTGCTTTGATTGATAGCATTTTTGACTTCTTCCATATTGGCTTCGGAGACGGTGTCAAATGAAGGCATGATATTCCCTGTTATGTTGTTATTCTTTGCCTAAAAATAGGCATTGAGTGAGTTGATTGAATAGTGAAACTTCAGTGAAATTTGAGTGAAATTTCGAGACAGCGCCTATTCTAGCAAAATCAATTGTCTATGCCTCGAATTTACGGTTTTTTGCCCCGTTTTTGATGAAAAGACGACTATAATCTCGAGCCTATGAACCAGTTATTTTCTCTCCAACACAAGGTCTCCCTTAAGAATCACAATACCTTCGGCATTAATGCAATTGCCGACAATGTGCTGCGCATTTCTTCAGTTGATCAATTACCCGAACTACATGCACGATTCAAAGCACAGCCCGAGCTTGGCTTTGTGTTTCTTGGCGGCGGCAGCAATGTCATTTTGCCGGACCACATTGAGGCGCTGGTGCTTCAGATCGATCTCAAGGGTAAACAAGTCATTGAGCGAGACAACAACACGGTACTTGTCAGCGCATCGGCTGGAGAAAATTGGCATGACTTCGTTCAGTGGACCATTGCGCAAGGTCTTGGTGGCCTTGAAAACTTATCTCTGATTCCAGGAACAGTCGGCGCTGCACCGATACAGAACATTGGGGCTTATGGTCGTGAGCTCAAAGACTGCTTTTATAGTCTACGGGCTTATGATTTGCTGAGCGGAGAAGAACATGTTTTCAGTAAAGAACAATGTGCTTTTGCCTATCGTGACAGCTTTTTTAAACGTCCTGAGTCGCGTCATTTGCTGATTACCGAAGTCTGTTTCAGTTTTGATCTAGATTGGCAACCTGAGCTCAGTTATGGCGACGTCGCGCAACGCCTCAAGGGCCAGGGCATTTCGAAACCCACACCACAACAAGTGAGCGACACGATTTGCGCCATACGCCGTAGCAAATTGCCCGATCCTCGTGAGATTGGCAATGCGGGAAGCTTCTTTAAAAACCCGATTATTTCTATTGAGTTACGTGATCGTATTTTGGAGTCATATCCTCATTGCGTGAGCTATCCTTTACCCAATGGTCAATGTAAATTGGCTGCAGGATGGTTGATTGAACAGGCTGGATGGAAAGGGCGCCAAACCGGTAACGTCGGTGTCTATGAAAAACAAGCTTTGGTGTTAGTGAATCACGGTGGGGCGACTGGTATGGAAGTCCGTGCATTGGCAGAAGCGATACAAAACGATGTCGCGCAAAAATTTGGTGTGCGCCTTGAAGTGGAACCTATCTTCATTGATTGAAGAGTGAGTTTGAAACTATTATGGCTAGCTTGAGTTAGCTCTGGCGCAAGAATGAGCGCAAGCACAAGTGCGAGCAAAAGCAATAAAACGAAAAATAAGAATTGAAGTACATGACTTTCCCAGAAAATACGCCATCCTCAAAAAATACGAATATCGCCGAGGCTTTACTCTTAGGTGAAGATTGCCCTGATTTGATGCGCGATGAAACGCTGGCCGACCTCCTCAATCATACCATTGCAAGAGTCCCAGACAAGACTGCGCTCTGGAGTGATCTGCAGTCGGTCACCTATGGCGAATTAGGACGTCGTGCTGATCAGATCGCAAGGCAATTGTTCGATGCTGGATTGAGGCCTGGTCATATTATTGGCTTGTGGATGCCGCGCGGTATCGATTTGTTAATCACGCAAGCCGCCATCTCAAAAACCGGGGCAGCATGGCTACCATTTGATTCCGAAGTGCCGACCGATCGCATCCAAGTTTGCCTTGAGGATGCGAACGCCTTTGGCCTGATAACGAATCGCGATGCGGTGCCACAAGTTCACGCTTTGCGTGAGGCTGGTTATCGCTTATTTGTTGCAGAAGAGATGGAAAGCGCAGCGATCGAAACGACCGAGAATACCGCTAATGTGGTGTTGCCGCGCGCTGCAGGAACTGACCCCGCTTACGTCATTTACACCTCGGGCTCGACAGGTAAACCCAAGGGCATCGTCATTAATCAAGCGAGTATTTGCCACTTTTTGCGCAGTGAGAATAGTGTTCTCGGTGTTCGTGAAACTGATCGTGTGTACCAAGGATTCTCCGTCGCTTTCGATATGTCTTTCGAAGAGATTTGGATTAGTTACCTAGTCGGTGCAAGTCTGTGGATTGCCTCACGTGAAGTTGCCTTAGATGCTGACGCCTTACCGCAGGCGCTGATCAAAAATGACATCACGGTCTTGCATGCGGTGCCAACCTTGCTTGCCTTGTTTAGTTGCGATGTACCGTGCTTGCGCATCATTAATCTTGGTGGAGAAATGTGCCCACCAAGTTTGGTCGATAAGTGGTCGCATCCGAATCGTCAGATGTTTAATACCTATGGTCCGACCGAAGCGACAGTCTCGGCCAGTCTTGCACCATTAAAAGCCGGTGAGGCCGTTACCATCGGTGTGCCTTTGCCGAACTACGGCTTATTGGTGATCAATCCCGATTTGCAGCCAGACGGTAGTATGGAATTGTTACCGCGCGGCGAAACAGGCGAGCTATGTATTTTTGGTCCAGGTGTGTCGGCTGGATATTTAGGACGCCCTGATCTCACTGCTGAAAAATTCTTGTCTAACCCATGGGCACCGACAGAAAAGTATGCGCGCTTGTACCGCACTGGAGATTTAGCTCGCATCGGTGAAGATGGAAGTGTGCAATGTCTTGGGCGTGCTGATGATCAAGTGAAGATACGTGGCTTCAGGGTTGAGCTTGGTGAAATCGAAGCGGTATTGGCAAAACAACCGGGCGTTGGCACTGTGGCAGTTTTGCTGCGTAATGAAGATGGTATCGATCAATTGATCGCCTTTATTGTTCGAGATGCGAGCAGTGAAGCTTCAGCTTCAAGCATGATACAAGAATTGCGCGACGCTTTAGGGCAGCAGTTACCTGCATATATGGTCCCAAGTCGCTATGAATTTTTGGAAGAAATGCCACGCCTGAGTTCCGGCAAAATTGATCGTAAAGATTTGAAGGCTCGACCTTTGAGTGTATTGATCGCCACCGGCGAAAGTGAGCAAGCCGAGACCGATGCGGAACAAGTTCTGTTTGCAGCGCTTGGTACATTATTTCCCGGCCAAAGTTTGCGTCGACCAGCGGACTTTTTCGATGATCTCGGTGGGCACTCATTGATGGCGGCGCGTTTGGTGTCAGCTTTGCGCCAAGACGCACGTTACGCTTACTTTAAAATTAGCGATATTTACCAATCGCGTCAGCTTGGAAAAATCGCTGAAGTGATGCAGTACGGGGCGGTGTCACCGGTGACTGCGTCTACTAATGAGGTCAAGGCTGCACGAGGCGGCATTGCCGTCGATGTCAAACGCTGGATTTGCGGTGCTGCGCAGGCGATTGCAATTCCGTGTCTAGTCGCCATTCGAATGTTGCAGTGGCTCTCACCATTTTTTGCTTACCATTTCTTTACGGGCGAACCTTCGGACTCAGTTGCACGCGCCGTGATTTATTCAATCGCGATTTTCTTAGGCGTCACTGTGGCGGAATTTTTCTTTGCCATCGTAGCAAAATGGATCATTCTAGGAAAATTGAAGCCAGGTACTTATCCTCTTTGGGGGGTGACGTATTTTCGATGGTGGTTGGTTGACCGTATTATCGAGGCAGTGCCCGTCTATATGATTAACGGTACTTCATTGTATCGTTGGTGGTTGCGTGCACTTGGTGCGCAAGTCGGAGACGAAGCTCTGATCGGATCGTTGACTTTGCGGTCGCCTGATAGCCTCACACTAGGCCGTGGCGTCAGTATTGGGAACGCCTGCAGCTTTGAGAATGTGCGCATTCAAGATGGCGTGATGCTCGTTGGTGCGATAGTGCTTGAGGAAGACGCGTATGTCGGCTCCTATGCCGTTTTAGAGGGCAATACGAAGCTGGAGAAGTTGGCGCATTTAGACGGGCAGTCGGCCCTCGTTGATGGACAGGTCGTTCCAGCTGGTCGCGTGTGGCGCGGCTCGCCAGCGCGTGATGCCGGTCCATTTGTAGCGAACGGCGACTTGCAACGTGGCGAATTGACTATGGCAAGACGTGTGGGTGAAGCTGCGTATTTCTTGCTCGGATCTTTGCTTGTTTCTGCGTTGTTCTTCTTGCCGGTGTTCCCAAGTTTTATGGTGATCGATTGGCTGGATGCTCAAGAGGTTTTCGGTTTTATTCAGACCGCAGATGTTGGTGTCCAACTGATCGATTATTTCCTACTTGCCTTTCCTGCGACAGCAGTTTTGGTGCTCTGCACGGCATTACTGTCAGCAGGGATTCGTTGGACCTTCTTGGGCCGTTTGAAGCCCGGAAGTTATTCAGTGCACAGTAACACTTACAGTCGAAAATGGTTCGTCAACCAAATCCAGGAATCAAGTTTGAACGTCTTGCACGGTGTTTATGCGACGATCTATTCGCCGTATTGGTACCGCATGCTTGGCGCCAAAGTTGGTAAGGGCACGGAGCTGTCAACAGCCTTAGGTGTCGTTCCGGATATGCTGACTTTGGGCGATGAATGCTTTATTGCCGATGCTGTGATGCTAGGCGATGAGGAAATTGATCAAGGCTGGATGACGGTGCAAGCCACGACCATTTCGCGTCGTAGTTTTGTGGGAAATGGCGCCTACGTTCCTGACGGTACTGAGATCCCTGAAAATGTCCTGATCGGTGTGCATACGCGTGCTCCTGATAACGCACAAATGAAGGCGGGCGATACATGGATAGGCTCGCCTGCGATGCTGTTGCCAGCACGTGAAGAAGTCAAAGGCTTCGCTGAGGAGTTGACCTTCAAACCTTCTTTTTGGCGAAAAATTGCGCGCGGCTTGATCGAAGCCTTCCGCATTATTGCCCCGCATGCTCTCGTGATCGCGATTGGTTATGTGATTGTTTTGGATCTGATGCCGCTCGCCGCTGAAGAGCGCTGGGGCGAAGTGTTGTACTACTTAATTGTATCAGGGCTTTTGTACGGCGCCGGTTGTTTTGTGTTCGTAGCGCTGTTGAAATGGATACTGATCGGTCGGTACAAGCAGAGTAGCCATCCTATGTGGACTTGGTTTGTGTGGTCCTCCGAAGCGATAACGAATCTCTATGAAGGTATTACGGTACCGAACTTTATGCGCTACTTAAAAGGAACGCCTTGGCTGCCGCTGGCTTTCCGTTTATTGGGCGCAAAAATCGGCAAAGGGGTGTACATGGATACGACCGACATCACAGAATTTGATTGCGTCAGTATCGGGAATTATAGTGAAATCAATGCCGCTGCTTGCCCGCAAACCCATCTATTCGAAGATCGTGTCATGAAGGTTGATCACGTCAAGATTGGTGACGGTGTTTATCTGGGGCCCCGTAGCTTCGTGCTATACGGCGCAGAAGTCGGTGATGACGCACAGTTGGGCGCACTGACTTTAGTCATGAAAGGTGAGTTCATACCCGCAGGTTCTAGCTGGCGTGGTTGCCCGGCGTCGGTCGCGTAAGCAATTAGCCTCGTATGCCGACTTTTCCACCTATCTCGACAACACCGGAGTTGGCAAGGGTAACCCTACAAGACACTGGTGAGTGTGTTTTCCTTTTCGCGAATAATGAGAGAAGAAGTCGTCAGCAAATGCGTCAACAGGTACGCCAATCACTTATCGAGTTGATCGCTAGCGCCTACGCTCTTCAGAAAGACGAGGTGCATCTAGTCCAAGAGTTGGGAACACCACCACGGCTGGATGCCAACGGCATCTCACACTTTGTTTCGTTTTCCCACGCGGCAGATCTGTCTTGCATTGCGATCAGCCGCCATCGACCTCTTGGACTTGATCTGGTTCATGTGGATGAAATCAAGGGCGCCCAAGATTGCTTAGATGTCGCAGCGATCTATCTTTCACCGCAGGTGTTTCAGGCATTGCCTACTGTTGGGCCTGCAGACCTTCCTAGTCGTTTTATCGCTGTATGGGCCGAGCATGAAGCCGTCCTCAAGTGCCTTGGCCTACCTTTGCAAGAATGGAGTCAAAAGCTCGCTTTGGCAACGCAAGGAGTTGAATCAATGAGTCGGTGGGTCGACCCATCCCATGTGTTGGCGATCGCGATACGTCCAGTTTAATGAGTTACAGGAAGCGGCCTTATAGGAAACAGGCTTACAGGCTCAGCACTTCTTTCAAATTCTGCGCATTGCGCCGAGATATTTCGAGGCGAACTCCCGTTTTTAAAGTGACGATATAACCCTGTTGCATCGACTCCTCAATACCGACAATGGCCTGTAGATTGATCAGATGTTGTCGATTGGCGCGAAAGAAGAGGGCGCATGGCAAGCGTTCTTCCACACTCGAGATGCTCTTCTTGAGATAGGCCCGCTGCCCTTTGAAAAAGACTTGTACATAATTCTTGCAACTCTCTATGTAGTCAATTTCGGTGACGGAAATGAGATGACAATGGTTGCCATCTTTAATGAAGATTTTGCTGTTCGGTTCAAGTACTTGTTTCTCTTCTTCACGGCGTCTAGCACTTGATTCCTGTGTTGGTACAGTGTGACTGAGTTTCGCTATCGCTTGTGCCAAACGCGTTTGACTGATGGGTTTGACCAGATAGTCTATGGTGTCGAAATCAAATGAACGAATCGCGTATTCACTGTGCGCCGTGGTGAAGATAATCTTGGGCTGATAGTCGAGTTGGGCGAGCAGAGAAAAACCATCTTCCCCTGGCATATGGATGTCGAGAAACAAGAGATCCGGGCGATGCTCCTCAATCGCCTGCAGGGCTGTTGTGGCGTTATCTGCACTCGCGACCAGTTCAATTTCTTCGAAGCTCGTTAACATGCGCATCAATCCCTCGCGTGCTAAACGGGAGTCCTCAATAATCATCGCTCTCATGCATTGTTCCTCGGGATCGCAAATTGCACTTCGAAGCACTGATCGTTTTGCTGTGCTCTGAAGTTGGTCTGTGAGCCATACAGCAGACTTAGTCTTTGCTTGATATTGGTGAGTCCAATTTGCGTACTGTGATTCTCCATATTTTTGTGAAGTTGAGGTGTTGGAGACGAACGGATGGCTAAACTATTTTTTACTAAAAATTTTACCTGCTCAGAATGAGCTTCAATCTGTAGCAAAATCTCCCCCCCATCTTTGCATTGCTCGATGCCATGTTTCACTGCATTTTCGACCAGCATTTGCAAGATCATCGGTGGAATCATCACGCCATCGAGGTTTCCCTTGGTCAATAAAGAAAATCTTAAGCGGTCTTCAAACTGTAGCTTGGCGATCGCGATGTACTTATCAATGATTTGCAGCTCGCTCTCCAAACGGATTTGATTCGCTTTCTCACTGGCGAGTGTATAACGAAGAATTTCCGATAGTGCCACGATGGCATCATCCGCGGCGTTGGTGCTTTCGTGTATAAGGAAGCGGATATTGTTCAAAGCATTGAACAAGAAATGTGGATTGAGTTGATTATTGAGTCGACTCAATTGGGCTTCGCGCAAACTTGCCGCGAGCTGCAGATTGCTCATTTCTCTTTCTTTCAATCTCTTATTGGTCGAGAAACTGATGTAGAGCACGTACCAAATACACATCGTGATGTGCATTTGCAAACTGCCACCGATGATGAATTGAGTGATGAAGCTGCGAGGGTTGCTTTGTATCGCTGGCTCTTCTTGAATGAGAGTCGACCAAAATACGGGCATTAAGAGCAAGCTTAAAACGCACATGACCAGAAATGCCATCAAGCCACCATACAGAATCACCAAAGGCACTAATTTCCCCATCGATAACTGATGCCAAGCGCGGGTTTTGTAGTGCCAACGAAAACTCAGGCATGCGAGCGTGAAGGGAATAAACCACAAGAAGCTCATGCTCGCATTAAAACTAGCATGGTGGCTCCACAAGACAGCGCTCAACGCGGTCATACTGGCGATCAGCAGACTGGCATTGACGTGGTAGAACCAAAACTCCCTTTCTTTCGGAAAAAAACTCATCATGTCATTCGGTCTTATCGGTGTTGAGTCATTAAATTCGGCAAGCGTTTGTTGCCATCAATATCAGTTGTGCTCGGTTGAGCTTATTTGTGCACAGTTGCGGTCAGTGCTGAAGTGAAAACAAGCGTACTTTTGCTTACTCTACCTCGCCATTTGTTGTGCATGCAAGGCATCTGTCTTAAAAGTTGCTTTGCATGCGCTTGCGTCACTTACCAAAGTCGAAAACGCTGTTCTGGCGCAAGGTAAAGAGCATCACCGGGTTTGGTGGAAAAAGCCTCATGGAAACCGTCTACGTGCATTACAGGTGCATTGCTGCGAACTTTGTGCGGTGAGTGTGGATCAACCATCAATAGTTCAAGCGTGCGTTGATCACGCCTTAACACCGCCCAGCCTTTCGCGTTTTCAATGAAGAAGCTTTGCTTTGCCTGCCGTAATTTGTTGGCGTCGAGTCGAGCTTGACGACCCATGAGCTGGTTGACATAGGCCTTATACGCCATCTGTAAGCCGATAATATCAGCCATATTTTCTGGTAAGGTCAAACTACCATTGACAAATTTTCCTGGCAAAATTTCTTGACGATTGTAGAAGTCGACCAGTTGCTTGGATTTTTCTTGAAATTGGTCGCTGTCTTGTTCGCTCCACCAATTTTTCATCATGCCATCGGCATTAAACTGCGCGCCGATATTGTCAAAGCCATGTGAAATTTCATGGCCGATAAAGGCGCCAAGACGACCGTAGTTGGCGGCATCGCTAGCTTGAGGATCGAACATCGGCGCCTGTAAGAAGGCCGCTGGGAGATTGATTTCATTTAAACTTGGATCGTAATAGGCGTTAACCTCAATCGGTGACATCATCCAAATACCGCGATCGATTTTCGTTCCAGACAAGGCTGCTTGGCGCTCCCATTCAAAACGTTTCGCGCGTTGTTGGTTGCCGATTGCATCGCCCGCGATGATGTCGAGACGCGAGTAATCACGCCATTTGTCGGGGTAGCCAATACGTGCTGTCAACTTGCTTAATTTGCGAAGCGCCTCAGTTCTTGTGCTTTCCGACATGACGTTCGAATGGCGAATACTGTCTTTGCCAGCCGCGATCAAGTTCTCAATCATGTGCGCGACTTTTTGTTTGTGGCTTTCAGGAAAATGCTGTGCAACATAGGTTTTTGCGAGCGCTTCAGACATCGCGCCATTCACTTCTTTGATCGCTTGCTCTGGTCGTGGCAATTCGCTTGTCAAACCTTGCGAAGTTTGGCCGTGAAAATTGAAATGCGCTCGGCGCATTGAAGCTGAAGCGACTGGCGCCATCTCGTTGAGCATGCGAAGCTTGAAGTACATTTTCCAGTCATCGAGTTGCGTGTCTTGGTAAAGCTTGCCCAATCCTTTGAAAGTCTCAACTTGCATAATGTTGATGCTATCGCTGGTCGAGACCTTGGCCGCATTGAGCATGGATCGCCACGGAAAACCAGGTGCGAACTGATCGAGTTTTGTGACTTCGATGGTTTGAAGCGCAGCAGGATTCATCGCTTGTGCTTCAGGAGTGTGAATCGCGGCGATCCGTCTTTCTAATTCAAAGACACGGCTGGCGCACATCTCAGGATGATCGATGTTGCCTGAACGCGCGAGTGCTGTCAGATATTCGAGATAAGCAGTGTGTAGGGCGGATGCACTTTCTTTCGAATTTTTGGCAGCATCTGAAGGCGCTTTTTGTTCAAGGTACATTTCCCGTGATGGCAGACCAAGGCCACCTTGCATGGCAATATTGCGGTAGATGCCCGGGTTTGCAAAGTCGGCAAAACCGCCCCATAACCAGATCGGTAATTTGATAATGCCATGCTGCTGGCCTTGCCACTGTGCTAGTTGTTCCAAATTAGAGATGCGATCGATCTCTTGCATGCGAGATTGAATTTGTTGTGTCGCTACGCGATCAATCGTCTTAAGGTCGATGTAACTTGCGTAATAGTCCGCCAGTTTTTTCTCGATGCTGCCTTTGATGTGCTTCTTAGAACTTAAGCTTTGCAACAGTGTGCTAATCCGTTGTTGGACGATGGCTGGCGTCCCAATCGCGTAGACTTCCGTCTTATTCGCGGGGATGTTGGTCTTGTTCAGCCATTCGTGGTTGGCCGCCATGTATAAGTCATCTTGCGGCCGGATTACTTGTTGTTGATTTGCAGGTGCTTTGTTCAGCACGGTGGATTCGCTACTGGTGGTGATGCCATTAGCCCAAGTGGCGGCGTGGCTAGTGAGCAAGGCGGAAATAAGGATCGCAAAAGAAGCGCTTTGGGATGAACGCAATGTAAATTGATCGAAAGACGGCATAGGAGACCTCATTAAATTCGCGACCTTTTTAGTGAACATTAAGTGAACACTAAGTGAGCGCGAAGATTGAAAACTAAGAAATACGAAGAAATACTAAGAAAATAGAAAGTTTCTTGTCCTTGAAAATCTGATCTAGATTTCTTGAGCGTATTGTGAGATCTGGTCGGCTTGCTGCGGAAAAAAGGTGC encodes the following:
- a CDS encoding 4'-phosphopantetheinyl transferase family protein, which produces MPTFPPISTTPELARVTLQDTGECVFLFANNERRSRQQMRQQVRQSLIELIASAYALQKDEVHLVQELGTPPRLDANGISHFVSFSHAADLSCIAISRHRPLGLDLVHVDEIKGAQDCLDVAAIYLSPQVFQALPTVGPADLPSRFIAVWAEHEAVLKCLGLPLQEWSQKLALATQGVESMSRWVDPSHVLAIAIRPV
- a CDS encoding M13 family metallopeptidase, with the protein product MPSFDQFTLRSSQSASFAILISALLTSHAATWANGITTSSESTVLNKAPANQQQVIRPQDDLYMAANHEWLNKTNIPANKTEVYAIGTPAIVQQRISTLLQSLSSKKHIKGSIEKKLADYYASYIDLKTIDRVATQQIQSRMQEIDRISNLEQLAQWQGQQHGIIKLPIWLWGGFADFANPGIYRNIAMQGGLGLPSREMYLEQKAPSDAAKNSKESASALHTAYLEYLTALARSGNIDHPEMCASRVFELERRIAAIHTPEAQAMNPAALQTIEVTKLDQFAPGFPWRSMLNAAKVSTSDSINIMQVETFKGLGKLYQDTQLDDWKMYFKLRMLNEMAPVASASMRRAHFNFHGQTSQGLTSELPRPEQAIKEVNGAMSEALAKTYVAQHFPESHKQKVAHMIENLIAAGKDSIRHSNVMSESTRTEALRKLSKLTARIGYPDKWRDYSRLDIIAGDAIGNQQRAKRFEWERQAALSGTKIDRGIWMMSPIEVNAYYDPSLNEINLPAAFLQAPMFDPQASDAANYGRLGAFIGHEISHGFDNIGAQFNADGMMKNWWSEQDSDQFQEKSKQLVDFYNRQEILPGKFVNGSLTLPENMADIIGLQMAYKAYVNQLMGRQARLDANKLRQAKQSFFIENAKGWAVLRRDQRTLELLMVDPHSPHKVRSNAPVMHVDGFHEAFSTKPGDALYLAPEQRFRLW
- a CDS encoding sensor histidine kinase: MMSFFPKEREFWFYHVNASLLIASMTALSAVLWSHHASFNASMSFLWFIPFTLACLSFRWHYKTRAWHQLSMGKLVPLVILYGGLMAFLVMCVLSLLLMPVFWSTLIQEEPAIQSNPRSFITQFIIGGSLQMHITMCIWYVLYISFSTNKRLKEREMSNLQLAASLREAQLSRLNNQLNPHFLFNALNNIRFLIHESTNAADDAIVALSEILRYTLASEKANQIRLESELQIIDKYIAIAKLQFEDRLRFSLLTKGNLDGVMIPPMILQMLVENAVKHGIEQCKDGGEILLQIEAHSEQVKFLVKNSLAIRSSPTPQLHKNMENHSTQIGLTNIKQRLSLLYGSQTNFRAQQNDQCFEVQFAIPRNNA
- a CDS encoding LytR/AlgR family response regulator transcription factor, whose translation is MRAMIIEDSRLAREGLMRMLTSFEEIELVASADNATTALQAIEEHRPDLLFLDIHMPGEDGFSLLAQLDYQPKIIFTTAHSEYAIRSFDFDTIDYLVKPISQTRLAQAIAKLSHTVPTQESSARRREEEKQVLEPNSKIFIKDGNHCHLISVTEIDYIESCKNYVQVFFKGQRAYLKKSISSVEERLPCALFFRANRQHLINLQAIVGIEESMQQGYIVTLKTGVRLEISRRNAQNLKEVLSL